In the Ensifer adhaerens genome, one interval contains:
- a CDS encoding nucleotidyltransferase family protein — MRADNALDALVSGLQGHLVPDVDWQALIALANHTLLTPALFSSLTQSGQIERLPGDVRDYLAFIDDCNRNRNLSLRAQLIETVAAFNSRGIVPILLKGAVPLFGCPPGRLPSRMTSDLDIAVESGEEAAANACLKELGYREMPDVRGMARPQDAGILELRPYRPNGFGCPQPVQRDGLRVKIPSLEARAMHWIMHDLFKEGDYWRGRIDLRHLHDLAQLAESEQLDWAALRTAMPNKTTWNALDTQLLTLHHFFGTKIPADAAGRPMPRLQHWRRIYTVRHPVSGAPLRLAGNLVWGLSRLSRAVELVRHNPVELLRRAGLILSNKGLRSKI, encoded by the coding sequence ATGCGTGCCGACAACGCTCTTGACGCCCTGGTCTCCGGCCTTCAGGGGCATCTCGTCCCCGATGTCGACTGGCAAGCCTTGATCGCACTGGCAAACCACACGCTGCTCACGCCCGCCCTATTCTCCTCGCTCACCCAATCGGGCCAGATCGAGCGGCTGCCAGGAGACGTGCGCGATTATCTTGCCTTTATCGATGACTGCAATCGGAACCGGAACCTGAGCTTGAGGGCACAGTTGATCGAGACCGTCGCCGCGTTCAACAGCCGGGGGATCGTTCCGATTCTGCTCAAGGGAGCCGTTCCGCTCTTTGGTTGCCCGCCCGGCCGGTTGCCCAGCAGGATGACGAGCGATCTCGATATCGCCGTGGAATCGGGCGAGGAGGCTGCCGCCAACGCATGCCTCAAAGAGCTTGGCTATCGTGAGATGCCGGACGTTCGTGGCATGGCGCGTCCGCAGGATGCGGGCATCCTGGAACTCCGGCCGTATCGGCCGAACGGATTCGGATGCCCCCAGCCCGTCCAACGGGATGGCCTGCGGGTGAAGATTCCTTCCCTTGAGGCCCGCGCAATGCACTGGATCATGCATGACCTCTTTAAGGAAGGAGATTACTGGCGCGGAAGAATCGATCTGCGGCACCTGCACGATCTGGCACAACTCGCCGAAAGCGAACAGTTGGATTGGGCGGCGCTGCGCACGGCAATGCCAAACAAAACCACCTGGAATGCGCTCGACACCCAACTGCTGACCTTGCACCATTTCTTTGGGACGAAGATACCGGCAGACGCCGCGGGGCGCCCGATGCCCCGCCTCCAGCACTGGAGGCGAATCTATACGGTCAGGCATCCTGTCTCCGGCGCTCCGCTACGCCTCGCCGGCAACCTGGTATGGGGCCTCAGTCGGCTCTCACGTGCTGTTGAACTTGTGCGCCACAACCCGGTTGAACTGCTGCGTCGCGCAGGCCTCATCCTTTCGAATAAGGGGCTACGCTCGAAGATTTAG
- the xdhB gene encoding xanthine dehydrogenase molybdopterin binding subunit, with translation MNVMQPIDRIRGGVHEKERHESGHKHVSGTAEYIDDIPEPHGTLHGYLGLSQRAHADILSIDFEAVNASEGVIGVLTAADIPGENDISPAHKHDEPIFVTDKVEFHGQPIFAVIATSREAARRAAAKVKIEYRDLPHVTDVLEAAAANYPLVIDPLKLERGDIDAGFAKSKNILEGEMRIGGQDHFYLEGQISFAIPGEDDEVLVYSSTQHPAETQHMVATVLGVPSNAVTVNVRRMGGGFGGKETQANIFAAVAAVAAKKYRCPVKVRPDRDDDMSATGKRHDFHVDYKLGFDAEGRIEAVDAVFSARCGYSADLSGPVTDRALFHADNCYFYPNVRLRSRPLKTNTVSNTAFRGFGGPQGMVGGERMIEDIAYAVGKDPLEIRKLNFYGGEGRNLTPYHQTVEDNIIGRIIEELETSADYAKRREAVIAFNRENHVVKRGIALTPVKFGISFTKTEYNQAGALVHVYTDGSIHLNHGGTEMGQGLYTKVAQVVADEFRVDLDRIKVTATTTGKVPNTSATAASSGSDLNGMAAANAAQQIKERLVKFAAERWNVAEADVAFEPNVVRIGAERLSFNEFIKIAYGARIQLSAAGFYKTPKIHWNRAEGRGRPFFYYAYGASCSEVSVDTLTGEYQVDRTDILHDVGRSLNPALDLGQVEGAFVQGMGWLTTEELWWDAKGRLRTHAPSTYKIPLASDRPRVFNTRLAEWSVNREETIRRSKAVGEPPFMLGISVLEALSMAAASVAEYRIAPRLDAPATPERVLMAIERLRAAARQKG, from the coding sequence ATGAACGTGATGCAGCCCATCGACCGCATCCGCGGCGGCGTACACGAAAAGGAACGGCACGAGTCCGGTCACAAGCATGTGTCGGGCACGGCCGAATACATCGACGATATTCCGGAGCCCCATGGCACGCTGCATGGCTATCTCGGCCTGTCGCAGCGCGCGCACGCCGACATTTTGTCGATCGACTTCGAGGCCGTGAACGCCAGCGAAGGCGTGATCGGTGTTCTGACGGCGGCCGACATTCCCGGCGAAAACGATATCAGCCCGGCGCACAAGCACGACGAGCCGATCTTCGTCACCGACAAGGTGGAGTTCCACGGCCAGCCGATCTTCGCAGTCATCGCCACTTCGCGCGAGGCTGCGCGGCGTGCGGCGGCCAAGGTCAAGATCGAGTATCGCGACCTGCCGCATGTGACTGACGTACTCGAAGCGGCAGCGGCCAACTATCCGCTGGTCATCGACCCCTTGAAGCTCGAGCGCGGCGACATCGACGCCGGCTTTGCCAAGTCGAAGAACATCCTCGAAGGCGAGATGCGCATCGGCGGCCAGGATCACTTCTATCTGGAAGGCCAGATCTCGTTTGCCATTCCCGGCGAGGACGACGAGGTGCTCGTCTATTCCTCGACCCAGCATCCGGCAGAAACGCAGCACATGGTCGCAACCGTGCTCGGCGTGCCGTCGAATGCGGTCACCGTGAATGTGCGCCGCATGGGCGGCGGCTTCGGCGGCAAGGAAACCCAGGCGAACATCTTCGCCGCCGTTGCGGCCGTTGCCGCCAAGAAATACCGCTGCCCGGTCAAGGTTCGGCCGGACCGTGACGACGACATGAGCGCGACCGGCAAGCGCCACGACTTCCATGTGGACTACAAACTCGGCTTCGATGCCGAAGGTCGCATCGAGGCGGTGGATGCCGTCTTCTCGGCGCGCTGCGGCTATTCGGCTGATCTCTCAGGCCCGGTCACCGACCGTGCGCTCTTCCACGCCGACAACTGCTATTTCTATCCGAACGTGCGCCTGCGCTCGCGTCCGCTGAAGACCAACACCGTTTCCAACACCGCATTCCGCGGTTTCGGCGGGCCGCAGGGTATGGTCGGTGGCGAACGCATGATCGAGGACATCGCCTATGCCGTCGGCAAGGATCCGCTCGAAATCCGCAAGCTGAACTTCTACGGCGGCGAAGGGCGCAACCTGACGCCCTATCATCAGACCGTGGAAGACAACATCATCGGCCGGATCATCGAGGAACTGGAAACCTCGGCCGACTACGCCAAGCGCCGCGAGGCGGTGATCGCGTTCAACCGCGAAAACCACGTGGTCAAGCGCGGTATCGCGCTGACGCCGGTGAAGTTCGGTATCTCCTTCACCAAGACCGAGTACAACCAGGCCGGCGCTCTCGTGCATGTCTATACGGATGGTTCGATCCATCTGAACCATGGCGGCACCGAGATGGGACAGGGGCTCTATACCAAGGTCGCTCAGGTGGTCGCCGACGAGTTCCGGGTCGATCTCGACCGGATCAAGGTAACGGCGACGACGACGGGCAAGGTGCCGAACACGTCCGCAACCGCGGCGTCGTCCGGCTCCGATCTCAACGGCATGGCCGCGGCCAACGCCGCCCAGCAGATCAAGGAACGGCTGGTCAAGTTTGCTGCCGAGCGCTGGAACGTCGCCGAGGCCGACGTCGCCTTCGAACCGAACGTGGTGCGGATCGGTGCCGAGCGCCTGAGCTTCAACGAGTTCATCAAGATCGCCTATGGCGCCCGCATCCAGCTTTCGGCTGCCGGCTTCTACAAGACGCCGAAGATCCACTGGAACCGTGCCGAAGGCCGGGGCCGGCCGTTCTTCTACTACGCCTATGGCGCCTCGTGCTCGGAGGTCAGCGTCGACACCTTGACCGGCGAATACCAGGTGGACCGCACCGATATCCTGCATGATGTCGGCCGCTCGCTGAACCCGGCGCTCGACCTCGGCCAGGTCGAAGGCGCCTTCGTTCAGGGCATGGGCTGGCTGACGACGGAAGAGCTCTGGTGGGATGCCAAGGGCCGGCTGCGCACGCATGCGCCCTCGACCTACAAGATCCCGTTGGCTTCAGATCGGCCGCGCGTGTTCAACACCCGGCTTGCCGAATGGTCGGTCAACCGCGAAGAAACGATCCGTCGATCGAAGGCCGTGGGCGAACCGCCCTTCATGCTCGGTATCTCTGTTCTGGAGGCCTTGTCGATGGCGGCCGCGAGCGTTGCGGAGTATCGTATAGCACCGCGCCTTGATGCGCCGGCAACCCCGGAACGGGTGCTGATGGCGATCGAGCGGTTGCGGGCGGCTGCACGGCAGAAAGGGTAA
- the xdhA gene encoding xanthine dehydrogenase small subunit, giving the protein MTIQIRNTIRFILNHRLVELADVSPVQTLLDFLRIDRNLKGTKEGCAEGDCGACTVLVGRLFDGKIKYESVNACIRFVGSLDGCHIVTVDSLAQPTGPLHPVQQAMVDTHASQCGFCTPGFVMSLYGLWMENPKPSIAEIEKALQGNLCRCTGYAAIIRAAEAISTIGDVGKDPLVAERDRIAGELAALQDGRRVEIGSETERFILPGSVDDFAAVLEANPKATIVAGSTDVGLWVTKFMRDISPVIHLTHLEELRRITVNSDGVTLGAGVSYAEAYPVIVEHFPELTELWDRIGGQQVRNMGTVGGNIANGSPIGDTPPALIALGASIVLRKGDRRRTVVLEDFFIAYGKQDREPGEFVESVRIPFVSDTARVAVYKVTKRLDEDITAVCGGFNISFDVGRVTDAVIAFGGMAATPKRAAHVEAVLKGAEWNEETIERAVAAFDQDFTPLTDWRASAEYRQLVAKNLLRRFYLETQSSGGQLRLDRTIAVAV; this is encoded by the coding sequence ATGACGATTCAGATCCGCAACACCATCCGCTTTATTCTGAACCACCGCCTGGTCGAACTTGCTGACGTGTCGCCGGTTCAGACCCTGCTCGATTTCCTGCGCATCGACCGCAATCTGAAGGGCACCAAGGAAGGCTGCGCCGAAGGCGACTGTGGTGCCTGCACGGTGCTTGTCGGCCGTCTGTTCGACGGCAAAATCAAGTATGAATCCGTCAACGCCTGCATCCGCTTCGTCGGCTCGCTCGATGGCTGTCATATCGTGACGGTGGATAGTCTGGCGCAGCCGACCGGTCCGCTGCATCCGGTGCAACAGGCAATGGTCGACACGCACGCCTCGCAGTGCGGCTTCTGCACGCCGGGCTTCGTGATGTCGCTCTATGGCCTCTGGATGGAAAATCCGAAGCCGTCGATCGCCGAAATCGAAAAGGCGCTGCAGGGCAATCTTTGTCGTTGTACCGGCTATGCCGCAATCATCCGCGCCGCCGAGGCGATCTCGACGATCGGCGACGTCGGCAAGGATCCGCTGGTTGCAGAGCGTGACCGGATCGCAGGCGAACTGGCAGCACTTCAGGATGGCCGCCGTGTCGAAATCGGCTCGGAGACGGAACGCTTCATCCTTCCGGGCTCGGTCGACGATTTCGCCGCCGTGCTCGAAGCCAACCCGAAGGCGACGATCGTCGCCGGTTCGACCGATGTCGGGCTCTGGGTGACGAAATTCATGCGCGACATCTCGCCGGTCATCCATCTGACCCATCTCGAAGAACTGCGCCGGATCACCGTCAATTCAGATGGCGTGACGCTCGGCGCCGGCGTCAGTTACGCCGAGGCCTATCCTGTTATCGTCGAACACTTCCCCGAGTTGACGGAGCTTTGGGACCGCATTGGCGGCCAGCAGGTCCGCAACATGGGTACCGTCGGCGGCAACATTGCCAACGGTTCGCCGATCGGCGACACGCCGCCGGCGCTGATCGCGCTTGGCGCCTCGATCGTGCTGCGCAAGGGCGATCGCCGCCGCACGGTGGTGCTTGAAGACTTCTTCATCGCCTATGGCAAGCAGGACCGCGAGCCGGGCGAGTTCGTCGAAAGCGTGCGCATTCCGTTCGTTTCGGACACAGCGCGTGTTGCCGTCTACAAGGTGACGAAGCGTCTCGACGAGGACATCACCGCCGTCTGCGGCGGCTTCAACATCAGCTTCGACGTTGGTCGGGTGACCGACGCCGTCATCGCCTTCGGCGGTATGGCCGCGACGCCGAAGCGTGCCGCCCATGTCGAGGCGGTGCTGAAAGGTGCCGAGTGGAACGAGGAGACGATCGAGCGCGCTGTCGCCGCCTTCGATCAGGATTTCACGCCGCTCACCGACTGGCGCGCCTCGGCGGAATACCGCCAGCTGGTGGCGAAGAACCTGCTTCGCCGCTTCTATCTCGAAACGCAGTCGAGTGGCGGCCAGCTCCGTCTCGATCGCACTATTGCTGTCGCGGTTTAA
- the xdhC gene encoding xanthine dehydrogenase accessory protein XdhC, with product MVASREDIRDFLRRERDCVLVEVTGAAGSTPRDTDAWMLVAADSLFGTIGGGQLEYMAVDHGRRALKRGDAPEAMTIPLGPEIGQCCGGRVALAFTRIDREKAAMLIERSDLEIASRPHVYVFGAGHVGDALAMALSLVPVRTVLVDTRENELSAVADIPGIETCLTAMPEAVVRDAPPGSAFVILTHDHALDFLIAAEALRRDDASYVGMIGSKTKRATFKNWLSREIGRPELFDRLVCPIGGTTVKDKRPAVIAALAAAEVMAAALNFREPAQADVSRRAAAAKLAR from the coding sequence ATGGTAGCGAGCCGCGAGGATATCAGGGACTTTCTCCGACGCGAGCGCGACTGCGTGCTCGTGGAGGTGACGGGTGCTGCGGGTTCGACCCCGCGCGACACCGATGCCTGGATGCTCGTCGCCGCCGATAGCCTTTTTGGCACGATCGGCGGCGGGCAACTCGAATACATGGCGGTTGATCATGGCCGGCGGGCGCTCAAACGTGGCGATGCGCCGGAGGCGATGACGATCCCGCTCGGACCGGAGATCGGCCAGTGTTGCGGCGGGCGCGTGGCGCTCGCCTTCACACGCATCGATCGGGAGAAAGCCGCCATGCTGATTGAACGCAGCGACCTGGAAATTGCCAGCCGGCCGCATGTCTATGTCTTCGGTGCTGGCCATGTTGGCGACGCGCTGGCGATGGCGCTCTCCCTGGTGCCGGTGCGCACCGTTCTCGTCGATACCCGCGAAAACGAGCTTTCCGCCGTTGCCGACATTCCCGGTATCGAAACCTGCCTGACGGCGATGCCGGAGGCGGTGGTGCGCGATGCGCCCCCCGGCAGCGCCTTCGTGATCCTCACCCATGACCATGCGCTCGACTTCCTGATCGCCGCGGAAGCGCTTCGCCGTGATGACGCCTCCTATGTCGGCATGATCGGCTCGAAGACGAAGCGAGCGACCTTCAAGAACTGGCTGTCGCGCGAGATCGGCCGCCCGGAGCTTTTCGACCGGCTCGTCTGCCCGATCGGCGGCACGACGGTGAAGGACAAGCGGCCGGCGGTCATTGCCGCGCTTGCGGCCGCCGAAGTGATGGCAGCTGCACTCAATTTCCGCGAGCCGGCGCAAGCCGATGTATCGCGTCGGGCGGCGGCGGCCAAGCTTGCGCGCTAG
- a CDS encoding HlyD family type I secretion periplasmic adaptor subunit produces the protein MADIRSTHCNRRSIRRNLMAGVTFITLLAGIVGGWAATVDISGAVIAHGAVVVEDNEKEVQHSTGGIVGEIFVRDGKHVNAGDVVVRLSDVVPRANLAFVTKSLDELYARKSRLEAERDGVEEMTLAPWLASRMDVPEVAALVAGEKRLFELRRIARSGDKARLHERMEQYRKQIEGHSAQEVAKAREIALVNNELDGIRSLFEQKLVPISKLTAYEREATRIEGERAQLVSSIAQTKGAIAEVELQVLQLDKDFSSETGRELREVDAKIAEFEERNVTAEDQLARINIRAPVSGTVHQSIVHTVGGVIGAGEPIMLIVPDADALTVEAKVAPQDIDQLLVGQAALLRFTAFNLRSTPELIGVVSRVAADITRDQRTNESYYVVRITPVPEGLQRLGQMALVPGMPVEVFIQTGERKVLSYLMKPLSDQMMRAFRDQ, from the coding sequence ATGGCAGATATTCGGTCGACGCACTGCAACCGGCGGTCCATTCGACGCAATCTCATGGCAGGGGTGACCTTCATCACCCTCCTCGCCGGCATCGTCGGCGGCTGGGCCGCAACCGTGGACATTTCGGGCGCGGTCATCGCGCATGGCGCGGTGGTCGTCGAGGATAATGAGAAGGAGGTGCAACACTCCACCGGAGGTATTGTGGGCGAGATCTTCGTGCGTGACGGCAAGCACGTAAATGCCGGCGATGTTGTGGTCCGGCTTAGCGACGTTGTTCCCCGTGCCAATCTCGCGTTCGTGACCAAGAGCCTGGACGAGCTTTACGCCCGCAAATCCCGCCTCGAGGCCGAGCGTGATGGAGTCGAAGAGATGACGCTCGCTCCATGGCTTGCGAGCCGGATGGACGTTCCTGAGGTGGCGGCGCTGGTTGCCGGCGAAAAGCGACTGTTCGAACTTCGCCGGATCGCTCGATCCGGCGACAAGGCACGACTTCACGAAAGGATGGAACAGTACCGCAAGCAGATCGAAGGCCATTCGGCCCAGGAAGTGGCCAAGGCTAGGGAAATCGCGCTGGTCAACAATGAGCTCGACGGGATTCGCAGCCTCTTTGAACAGAAGCTGGTGCCGATATCCAAGCTGACGGCTTATGAACGCGAAGCTACGCGGATCGAAGGCGAGCGGGCCCAGCTTGTTTCGAGCATTGCGCAGACAAAGGGAGCGATCGCGGAAGTGGAGCTCCAGGTCCTGCAACTGGATAAGGATTTCTCGAGCGAGACGGGGCGCGAATTGCGCGAAGTCGACGCCAAGATTGCCGAGTTCGAGGAGCGAAACGTCACGGCCGAAGATCAGCTGGCGCGCATCAATATTCGTGCTCCTGTGAGCGGTACCGTTCATCAGTCAATTGTGCACACCGTCGGCGGTGTCATTGGTGCCGGGGAACCGATCATGCTGATTGTCCCTGATGCTGACGCCCTCACGGTCGAGGCAAAGGTGGCTCCGCAAGACATCGACCAGCTTCTGGTTGGCCAAGCAGCCCTGCTTCGGTTCACCGCCTTCAATCTGCGCAGCACGCCTGAGCTTATCGGAGTGGTCTCCAGGGTAGCCGCCGACATCACGCGGGATCAGCGCACCAACGAGAGTTATTACGTGGTGCGCATCACCCCGGTTCCGGAGGGATTGCAGAGACTCGGCCAGATGGCGCTCGTTCCCGGCATGCCGGTCGAGGTTTTCATCCAGACCGGTGAGCGCAAGGTGCTCTCGTACCTGATGAAGCCGTTGTCGGATCAGATGATGCGGGCTTTCCGGGACCAGTAG
- a CDS encoding type I secretion system permease/ATPase, whose protein sequence is MSLAGKPAAGSELASALGSCKGALAGVAAFSGVSNILMLNGALFMLQVYDRVLPSRSVPTLVGLAILAGILYVGQAIIDLVRGRIMARIGTELDEALSGRVFTAITRLPLLVGYQGDGLQPQRDIDSIRSFLSGPGPNAFFELPWLPFYLAIIWSFHPVLGITAICGAIILVLLTATTEILTRRPASAAVLTGARRNILAEASRRNAEVLAAMGMGRRLHDQWRDASRQCLAQQQRVSDVTGGLGSASRALRLMLQSAMLGVGAWLVIHGEATGGIIIAGSILVGRALAPVDLAITHWRNFVGARQSWRRLGQLLARLPQDVQPMALPAPRSSLTVDRLVIGAPGTQRVVVQGMEFKLDAGSGIGVIGPSGSGKSSLVRALVGAWRPLAGRVKLDGAALDQWPSEQLGRQVGYLPQDVELFAGTVADNIARFDPYRDPGVVVAAARAAGVHDLIVSLPNGYETQIGEGGAALSAGQRQRVALARALHGNPFLVVLDEPNSNLDVEGEIALAEAIRGVKARAGIVVIVTHRPNILSELDFVLAMKEGQMHMIGPRERVLAKLLLLQPANNANPKPVSISPKRPN, encoded by the coding sequence ATTTCCCTTGCCGGTAAGCCGGCAGCGGGCTCGGAACTGGCCAGCGCGCTTGGCTCCTGCAAGGGAGCGCTCGCCGGTGTTGCGGCGTTCAGTGGCGTGAGCAACATCCTCATGCTGAACGGTGCGCTTTTTATGCTGCAGGTTTATGACCGCGTGTTGCCGAGCCGCAGCGTTCCGACGCTGGTCGGCCTGGCAATACTGGCCGGCATTCTCTACGTGGGGCAGGCCATCATCGACCTCGTGCGTGGTCGCATCATGGCCCGCATCGGCACCGAACTGGACGAGGCGCTCTCCGGACGTGTTTTCACCGCGATAACCAGGCTGCCCCTCTTGGTTGGCTATCAGGGCGACGGGCTGCAGCCGCAGCGCGATATCGACAGCATCCGCTCCTTTCTCTCGGGGCCGGGACCCAATGCGTTCTTCGAACTGCCGTGGCTCCCCTTCTATCTGGCAATCATCTGGAGTTTCCATCCGGTTCTCGGGATAACCGCCATTTGCGGCGCAATCATACTGGTTCTCCTCACAGCGACCACCGAGATACTCACGCGCCGGCCAGCGAGCGCGGCGGTCTTGACGGGCGCCCGCCGCAATATCCTCGCCGAGGCGAGCCGCCGCAATGCGGAGGTCCTCGCGGCGATGGGGATGGGGAGGCGCCTCCATGACCAATGGCGCGACGCAAGTCGCCAGTGCCTCGCCCAGCAGCAGCGTGTCAGCGATGTCACGGGCGGCCTGGGTAGCGCTTCGCGCGCATTGCGGCTGATGTTGCAGTCCGCAATGCTAGGCGTAGGTGCCTGGCTCGTAATCCATGGCGAGGCGACCGGCGGGATCATCATTGCAGGTTCGATCCTGGTGGGCAGGGCGCTTGCCCCCGTCGACCTTGCCATCACCCATTGGCGCAATTTCGTGGGTGCACGCCAGAGCTGGCGCAGGCTCGGGCAACTGCTCGCCCGCTTGCCCCAGGACGTGCAGCCAATGGCGCTCCCGGCACCGAGATCGAGCTTGACCGTGGACCGGCTCGTGATCGGCGCGCCAGGAACGCAGCGGGTTGTTGTTCAGGGCATGGAGTTCAAACTGGATGCCGGCTCGGGGATCGGCGTCATAGGACCAAGCGGCTCCGGCAAGTCGAGCCTCGTTCGCGCGCTGGTCGGCGCATGGCGGCCCCTGGCAGGGCGGGTAAAGCTGGATGGCGCGGCGCTCGATCAGTGGCCATCGGAACAACTCGGCAGACAGGTGGGCTATCTGCCCCAGGATGTTGAGCTTTTTGCGGGGACGGTGGCGGACAACATTGCCCGCTTCGACCCGTACCGGGACCCTGGCGTCGTCGTTGCCGCCGCCCGAGCGGCGGGCGTCCATGATCTGATCGTCAGCCTGCCCAACGGTTACGAGACCCAGATCGGGGAAGGCGGCGCCGCTTTGTCGGCGGGACAGCGTCAGCGTGTGGCGCTCGCGCGCGCGCTCCACGGGAACCCGTTCCTCGTTGTCCTCGACGAGCCGAATTCCAATCTCGACGTTGAAGGCGAAATCGCGCTTGCCGAGGCGATCCGGGGGGTCAAGGCTCGCGCCGGGATTGTCGTGATCGTGACGCATCGACCGAACATCCTCTCTGAGTTGGACTTCGTTCTGGCGATGAAGGAAGGACAGATGCACATGATCGGGCCGCGAGAACGGGTCCTGGCAAAACTCCTCCTATTGCAGCCGGCCAACAACGCCAACCCGAAGCCAGTTTCGATTTCGCCGAAACGGCCGAATTGA
- the nusG gene encoding transcription termination/antitermination protein NusG: MESSVAEPLDSQDARRARWYVVQTHQHCEVLAERHLSSQNFRTYLPKRRRTVRHARKIRPVCSAYFEGYLFVSFDIREQRWSPINSTVGVRKLVMTNCAPIPVPFGVIETLLSATDDEGVLHPKSLLEPGQKIRVTNGPFTDQLGTLDCVGRSGAVRILIDVMNRSVPMYIDRDKLLIM, translated from the coding sequence ATGGAAAGTTCGGTTGCGGAACCGCTGGACAGCCAGGATGCGCGTAGGGCACGTTGGTATGTGGTTCAGACGCACCAGCACTGCGAAGTGCTGGCCGAACGACACCTGTCGTCTCAAAACTTCCGAACCTATTTGCCGAAAAGACGGCGAACTGTCCGGCATGCGCGCAAAATCAGACCGGTCTGTTCAGCATATTTTGAAGGTTACCTCTTCGTATCATTCGATATTCGCGAGCAAAGGTGGTCGCCAATCAATTCCACCGTGGGCGTTCGCAAGCTCGTCATGACAAATTGCGCGCCGATTCCGGTTCCATTCGGCGTCATTGAGACTCTCCTGTCAGCAACCGATGATGAGGGGGTCCTGCACCCGAAGAGTCTTTTGGAGCCAGGGCAGAAGATACGGGTCACGAACGGGCCATTTACGGACCAGCTTGGTACTTTGGATTGTGTTGGGCGGTCTGGAGCAGTAAGAATACTTATTGATGTTATGAATAGATCCGTTCCTATGTATATTGATAGGGATAAATTGCTTATAATGTGA
- a CDS encoding PqqD family peptide modification chaperone, protein MTWEGTEEATAMTLLEANEGAVVQLSPDGVAPGLVTQARLVRIRGQNILFSPTQRAIFALNETAADIWRSLQDGTSPDAIPRGIMRGHVDALDAKEYVQTALRDWERLGLIRPHAPSASASLHKHVVQTLALADRRIRIVYPATHAFPAISVFRHLEVQPEATDTLLELVEHGDRIHVFRNSDWLRTCSPDEIPTVLKGELLSEALEHGIYEIALHAAALSSGERLILLCGDPGAGKTTLTLALAQSGFGFVSDDVTLLNCSGLGIGLPFAAGVKPGAWPLLAGYCPELAAAPIFRRPDGKRVRYIVPKHFSPVSPAPRRAIGWVILLNRDRGSRPSLDPVDAVGALRGLLNGAFAPGRDLGSTAFEVLTQVIGSAGTCSLTYSSLEDALELIRGACR, encoded by the coding sequence ATGACGTGGGAAGGCACGGAGGAGGCCACGGCGATGACCTTACTAGAAGCGAATGAAGGAGCTGTCGTGCAACTTTCCCCTGATGGCGTGGCGCCGGGCCTCGTGACCCAGGCCCGGCTCGTGCGCATCCGTGGGCAGAACATCCTGTTCAGCCCAACCCAGCGCGCCATCTTCGCCCTTAACGAGACGGCCGCCGACATCTGGCGCTCGTTGCAGGACGGCACTTCACCGGATGCTATCCCGCGCGGGATCATGCGCGGTCACGTTGATGCCCTCGATGCGAAAGAATACGTTCAAACCGCGCTAAGAGATTGGGAGCGCCTGGGCCTGATCCGGCCACACGCACCATCGGCCTCCGCTTCGCTTCACAAGCATGTGGTTCAAACGCTAGCCCTGGCGGACCGTCGCATCCGGATTGTCTATCCAGCGACCCATGCCTTTCCGGCAATCTCCGTCTTCAGGCACCTCGAAGTCCAGCCGGAGGCCACCGACACTCTCCTGGAACTGGTCGAGCACGGGGACCGGATCCACGTGTTCCGGAATAGCGACTGGCTTCGGACCTGCTCCCCCGACGAGATCCCCACCGTGCTGAAGGGGGAATTGCTGTCGGAAGCGCTCGAGCATGGCATCTATGAAATTGCACTCCACGCAGCCGCCCTCTCCTCAGGCGAACGCCTGATCCTGCTCTGCGGCGATCCCGGTGCAGGCAAGACGACGCTGACATTGGCCCTTGCCCAATCGGGCTTCGGCTTCGTCTCGGATGATGTGACCCTTTTGAACTGCAGCGGGCTTGGCATCGGACTTCCCTTCGCCGCCGGCGTCAAGCCAGGCGCGTGGCCTCTTCTTGCCGGATATTGTCCCGAGCTCGCTGCAGCACCGATCTTCCGGCGCCCCGATGGCAAGAGAGTGCGCTACATCGTGCCGAAACACTTTTCGCCGGTGTCGCCGGCCCCCCGCCGAGCCATAGGCTGGGTGATCCTGCTTAACCGCGACCGCGGCTCCCGTCCCAGTCTGGACCCGGTCGATGCGGTCGGTGCGTTGCGCGGCTTGCTCAACGGTGCGTTTGCGCCCGGCCGAGATCTCGGCAGCACCGCCTTCGAAGTGCTGACACAGGTTATTGGATCGGCCGGGACCTGCTCCCTCACCTATTCCTCGCTTGAAGATGCGTTGGAATTGATCCGGGGAGCTTGCCGGTGA